Genomic window (Ruminococcus flavefaciens AE3010):
GCGTTGAGCTGAAGAACATTCTCCCGCCTCGTGAGATCCAGGACGCTATGGAGAAGCAGATGAAGGCTGAGCGTGAGCGCCGTGAGAAGATACTTCAGGCAGAGGGTGACAAGAAGTCTCAGATCCTCGTTGCAGAAGGTGAAAAGGAGTCACAGATACTCCGTGCACAGGCTAAGAAGGAAGCTCAGATCCTCGAGGCTGAGGCTCAGAAGCAGGCTATGGTCCTCAGAGCTGACGCCGTAAGAGAGCAGAAGATACTGGAAGCTACCGGTGAAGCAAGAGCTATCGAAATGGTACAGGAAGCACTGGCTGAGAGCATCGTAAAGCTCAATAACGCTAATCCAAACGAGAGAGTTATCCAGCTCAAGTCACTGGAGTCCTTTGCAAAGGCTGCTGACGGCAAGGCTACAAAGATCATTATCCCAAGTGAGATACAGGGTCTGGCAGGTCTTGCAACAGGTCTCAAGGCACTTGTTGAAAAGGACGATACACCTGCTCAGTAAACAAGCATTATCCCCTTTCCTTTATGGAAAGGGGATTTTTTCATGTATCAATTCATTTTCATGAACATATTAAAGGGATTCCAAAGGGACTGTGTTCCTTTGGCGGAGTCCAGAGGCAGGCTTAACCAGCCCGTCCCCTCTGTCAGCTTCGCTGACATCTCCCCATTTTATGGGGAGTCACCTCTGGTCGCTGTTCACAGTTTTCAGAGAACAGCGAAACTATACAAAGGCGCCTTGCAATGGGTGAATTGAAAAACAGTCCGGTGGACTGTTTTTCAAGAGGGAACGCCTTGCAAGTGAAGGCGTTCCCTGATAACAATAACAAAAAATATATTTTCCAAAAAAGCCGCAAAAATATGCGGTTTTTTTGTGTTTTGATACGATTTTTGCAATTTGCTTCCGAAAAAGCAAAAACAAACTCGTTTCCACTTGCAATCAGTACTGTTTTGTAGTATAATGTTTTATATAGATTTTCATGTCATTTACTTTTTTATTTATTTTCTCCGCCTGCTTTTATTGCGGTAAAATACAGATAAAGATACAGAACAAATACAACAAGGCGGTAGAACAATGGTTTTCTCGAGACTATTCTTTATATATATCTTTCTCCCAGTCTGCCTTTTGTGCTATGCACTGGCAAGAGGGACGAAAGCAAAAAATCTGGTGTTGATAGTTTTCTCGCTTATTTTTTACGCTTGGGGCGAGCCCGTATATATCTTCCTGATGCTGACAACTGCTGTGGTGAACTACACCGCGGGACTTATCATCGGGAAATATCAGGGACAAAAGGGGGATACGGCTGCTACTGCTGCAGCGGTGGTCTATGACCTTCTCATGCTTGGCGTTTTCAAATACAGCGGCTTTATTGTGGAAAATATCAACGCCCTTTTTTCATCTTCAATACCTGTTCCCGATATAAGGCTGCCTATCGGTATAAGCTTTTATACCTTCCAGACAGTTTCCTATATCATCGACTGTCACTGGGAAAAGGTGGAGCCCCAGAAGAAATTCGGCAAATTCCTGCTTTACCTGACGCTGTTCCCACAGCTCGTGGCAGGACCAATCGTCCGCTACAGCACTATAGAAAAAGAGATAAACGACCGAAAGATCGTGCTCAGCGATGTTTCTTACGGACTCAACCGCGTGGCTCTAGGTCTCGGCAAAAAGGTGCTCCTTGCAAACCAGCTAAGCATCATCGCTGACAGCTTCCTCGGAAATATAGGCAGCTCCACAATGTTCGGAGCATGGT
Coding sequences:
- a CDS encoding SPFH domain-containing protein, whose product is MDTLGIIVLIVIIILLFLFIRCFRIVPQAHVFVIERLGSFHAEWETGLHILVPFIDRIAGKVSLKEKVVDFKPQPVITKDNVTMQIDTVVFYQVTDAKQYIYGVERPLAAIENLSATTLRNIIGEMELDATLTSRDVINTKITSILDQATDRWGIKVNRVELKNILPPREIQDAMEKQMKAERERREKILQAEGDKKSQILVAEGEKESQILRAQAKKEAQILEAEAQKQAMVLRADAVREQKILEATGEARAIEMVQEALAESIVKLNNANPNERVIQLKSLESFAKAADGKATKIIIPSEIQGLAGLATGLKALVEKDDTPAQ